The nucleotide sequence GCCCGTTTTATCAAACGCGATCTCATCGACTTTGGTTAATGATTCGAGTACATGCTCTTTACGAATTAAGATACCTTGTCGAGATAGATTACTCGTCGCACAGGTTAATGCCGTCGGAGTCGCTAGCGATAACGCGCAAGGGCAGGTAGCAACTAAAACAGATAGGGTGATCCAAAATGCCTTATCTGGATCATAGCCAAGCCAGAATAAGTAAGTTCCAGCTGAAATAATTAATAATGCGAGTACAAAATAACGGGATATTTTATCAGCCAAAATTGAAATTTGTGGTTTTGACGATTGCGCTGTATTTTGTAAACGAATGATCTCTGATATTAGATTATGTTTGTGGGTTTTAGTTACACATACAACAATGGTTTGTTCGACATTAAGGCTACCAGTATAAACGTCACTTTCTACCGATTTAACGATAGGTAAAAACTCACCGGTGAGCATTGATTCGTCAACACTGCTTTCACCTTTGATAATAAGGCCATCACATGGGATGACTTCGCCACTTTTTACAATCACGCAGTCGTTAATTTTAAGCTGCTTGGTTGGTACCAGTTGTTCGCTTTCATCTTCATTAACACGTAATGCCATATTCGGAATAAGCTTGGCCATGTTGGCACTGAGTTCTGAGGTTTTTTTACGTGCTCTTAGCTCCAAGTAACGGCCAAACAACAAGAAAAATGTAAACATGGATATAGATTCAAAATAGACTTCACCCGTGCCTGTCATCGTTGCATAAGCTGACGCGGTATACGCACCGAGTAGGGCTATGGATACGGGAACATCCATGCCTAATGTTCTGGTTCGTAAATTACGCAGAGCGTTAGAATAGAAAGGTTGTGCTGAATAAAGTAGTACTGGCGTTGCAACAATCAAACTTACCCAACGGAAAAGTTGGCGATACATTTCTTCCATATCGCCAAACCAAGTCGAGTAGAGCGCAACTGCAAACATCATGACTTGCATTGTTGCCAGCCCAGCGAGACCTAATCGTCTGAAATAAGACTTAAGCTGTTTGTTGTACATCAACTCATGCTGGTCGGCCTGAAAAGGTGATGCACTGTAACCGAGGTTACTGATGCGTTTCAAAATATCACTGAGTTTGATTTGTTCATCGACCCACTTAATGGAAATACGGTTACTTGTCGCATTCACATTAATAAATTGAATGCCTTGGGTGTTACGAAAGCTCCTTTCGATTAACCAGGCACATGCGGCACAAGAAAGACCTTCAACAGTCAATGTGATCTCTTTTATGTCACCATCTTGATAGACAAACTCATCTTGAATTTCATTGTCATCGTAAATTTCTAAGCGTAATAATTCATCTGGTACTAATTGTTTTGCGGTAGGCGATAAATCAGTTCGATGCTCGTAGTACGAACTCAGCCCTGAGGCGACAATCATTTCCGCGACAGACTGACAACCTGGACAACACATCTCACGTTCTTCAGGGGCAATATAAACTTTATATTTATTTGTGTCTGCTGCGAAAACAGCTTCACCGCAGTGATAACAATTAGTACCGTTTGACATTAATCTTGCTCGCCGTCTAACTTAATTACAGAAGTATTTGGATATTGAACATATTCTTGCACGCGCCATGCGCCATCAAATGACTCTGCACGTACACGCCATTTACCTTGTAGCATATCCTCTGGGATCTCGATACGATAACTACCATCGCCAGATGCTGTCGCAAGTACCGAAATATCATGTTTTGCTAACGTCACATGGAAGAATGAAATATTCAGCGCTTCATTTTCTTTCATATCGCCAGTCGCTGGTTTTAATACCGCGAAACCGTCTTCGAATTTAAGCGAGAAAGTAATATTTCGAGCTAATGCCTCGTGGTATTTCGTTAAGTCTTGGTTAATCTTTTTACCGTCTTTATAGTAATCGTCAGAAACCATATCTGGTTGATTATTCTGAAAAACAAAAAAGGTAGATGTACCAGCTACGACGGCTAATGCAGGAAAGAAAATAACGAACCAGAACCATGGTTCTTTATACCAATAAGATTTCATTGTGAACTCCAAGAAGGGAAAGGTGAAATTTAACAAAGTTACAGCCAAAAAAAAAGCTCCATTCAGTAAATGGAGCTTTAAATTACTACTATTACGTTACTTTACACTTAAACTGTAAACATAACTGCTTAATAGCATTACTTTATCTTCACCAAGGATGTGACTCCATGCTGGCATTACACCGTTACGACCATACTTAACTGTTTGTTCGATAGCTTTACGAGAGCCACCATACAACCATGTTTTGTCAGTCAGATTCGGAGCACCTAGCATAGTCATGCCTTTAGCATCTGCGCCATGACAAGCTGAACAAGTTTGAAGGAATACTTCTTTACCTGCTGCTTCTTCACGTGCATTTACTTTACGACCAGATAAACCAACAACATACGTTGTCACTTGATCAACTTTCTCATCACCTAGAACAGGTAACCAACCCGGCATAACACCAGCTCGGCCATTCATGATAGTTGCTTTGATGTCAGCAGGATTACCGCCGTACAACCAATCACCATCAGTTAGGTTAGGGAAGCCTTTTGCACCACGTGCATCAGAACCGTGACACTGCGAACAGTTTTGTAAAAATAGGCGTTGACCTACTTTAACTGCTTCAGGATCTTTAGCGATGTCAGCAATTTCACGGTATTCAGTGAAGTCGCTACTTTCTGTTTTAACTAGCTTGTTAAATACAGCTGCATATTTTGCATCAGCTGATTCAATTTCACGCTCATACTCATTAGTACTAGTCCAGCCAAGTAAACCTTTATAGCTGCCTAGACCTGGATATAGTGCGAAATAGATAAAACCACCAATACAAGTGAAAATAAATAAGTATTTCCACCATGTTGGTAATGGGTTATTTAACTCTTCGATACCATCGAAAGAGTGGCCCATTGATTCGCCTTCTTTAACGCCTGTATCATTCTTGTTACAGTACCAAAGTAAAGCTAAGCAACCAAAAATGCTGCCTAGTGTGATCACTGTGATCCAAATACTCCAAAAAGTACTCATAATCATAAACTCCTAAATATGAGCAGATTTGTTCTTCTGCTCTCCATTAAGTGAATCAGTGTGAGCGGCTTCATCAGCAAATACTAAATTAGCAGCTTCATTAAAAGCACTTTTTTGTCGTTTGCTGTAAGCCCAAGCAATAATAGCGATAAAAATGGCCATCAGTACTAGGGTGTAAATCCCTTGAAACATAATTACATCCTTATTTTAATGCATGACCTAATGATTGCAGGTAAGCAACCAACGCGTCTAGTTCAGTTTTACCTTTAACAGCTTCTTCTGCACCAGCAATATCTGCATCTGTGTAAGGAACGTCAAAGTAATCTTTAAAGATACTTAGTTTCGCAGCAGATTCTGAACCATCCAATACATTCTCAGCTAACCAAGGGAAAGCGGGCATGTTTGACTCTGGAACAACACTTCGTGGGTCAATTAAATGCGCTCGTTGCCAATCATCAGAATAACGACCACCAACACGGGCTAGATCTGGACCAG is from Moritella sp. F3 and encodes:
- a CDS encoding CcoQ/FixQ family Cbb3-type cytochrome c oxidase assembly chaperone; its protein translation is MFQGIYTLVLMAIFIAIIAWAYSKRQKSAFNEAANLVFADEAAHTDSLNGEQKNKSAHI
- a CDS encoding heavy metal translocating P-type ATPase, whose product is MSNGTNCYHCGEAVFAADTNKYKVYIAPEEREMCCPGCQSVAEMIVASGLSSYYEHRTDLSPTAKQLVPDELLRLEIYDDNEIQDEFVYQDGDIKEITLTVEGLSCAACAWLIERSFRNTQGIQFINVNATSNRISIKWVDEQIKLSDILKRISNLGYSASPFQADQHELMYNKQLKSYFRRLGLAGLATMQVMMFAVALYSTWFGDMEEMYRQLFRWVSLIVATPVLLYSAQPFYSNALRNLRTRTLGMDVPVSIALLGAYTASAYATMTGTGEVYFESISMFTFFLLFGRYLELRARKKTSELSANMAKLIPNMALRVNEDESEQLVPTKQLKINDCVIVKSGEVIPCDGLIIKGESSVDESMLTGEFLPIVKSVESDVYTGSLNVEQTIVVCVTKTHKHNLISEIIRLQNTAQSSKPQISILADKISRYFVLALLIISAGTYLFWLGYDPDKAFWITLSVLVATCPCALSLATPTALTCATSNLSRQGILIRKEHVLESLTKVDEIAFDKTGTLTKGAFTLTKIKSGTELHQTELLRIAASLEQYSTHPIASAFKTDEEKIKFDKTENHIGLGISGSLGEDNYKIGSAKFTQQVSLESDGKDILVYLAKNEQLIARFYIQDEMRENVATTLDYIAESGLDVTLLTGDSKNHTDKVTAGLAIKNKKTSQSPESKLAYINAQQADGKLMLMVGDGVNDAPVLSAATVSIAMGEGSDLAKNSADVVLLSTDFIAVKYMLATATKTYKIIKQNLMWALGYNSLILPLAISGSVPPYIAVIGMSLSSLLVIGNSLRLLK
- a CDS encoding FixH family protein — encoded protein: MKSYWYKEPWFWFVIFFPALAVVAGTSTFFVFQNNQPDMVSDDYYKDGKKINQDLTKYHEALARNITFSLKFEDGFAVLKPATGDMKENEALNISFFHVTLAKHDISVLATASGDGSYRIEIPEDMLQGKWRVRAESFDGAWRVQEYVQYPNTSVIKLDGEQD
- the ccoP gene encoding cytochrome-c oxidase, cbb3-type subunit III; translation: MSTFWSIWITVITLGSIFGCLALLWYCNKNDTGVKEGESMGHSFDGIEELNNPLPTWWKYLFIFTCIGGFIYFALYPGLGSYKGLLGWTSTNEYEREIESADAKYAAVFNKLVKTESSDFTEYREIADIAKDPEAVKVGQRLFLQNCSQCHGSDARGAKGFPNLTDGDWLYGGNPADIKATIMNGRAGVMPGWLPVLGDEKVDQVTTYVVGLSGRKVNAREEAAGKEVFLQTCSACHGADAKGMTMLGAPNLTDKTWLYGGSRKAIEQTVKYGRNGVMPAWSHILGEDKVMLLSSYVYSLSVK